Proteins from a single region of Nomascus leucogenys isolate Asia chromosome 2, Asia_NLE_v1, whole genome shotgun sequence:
- the THG1L gene encoding probable tRNA(His) guanylyltransferase isoform X2 has translation MDRVMSTALCSSGKPIGLKEEPGFDGRVVVYPSNQTLKDYLSWRQADCHINNLYNTVFWALIQQSGLTPVQAQGRLQGTLAADKNEILFSEFNINYNNEPLMYRKGTVLIWQKVDEVMTKEIKLPTEMEGKKMAVTRTRTRPVPLHCDIIGDAFWKEHPEILDEDS, from the exons ATGGACAGAGTGATGAGTACAGCTTTGTGTTCAAGCGGAAAACCAATTGGTTTAAAAGAAGAGCCAG GCTTTGACGGAAGAGTCGTGGTGTATCCCAGCAACCAGACTTTAAAGGACTACCTCAGCTGGCGACAAGCAGATT GTCACATCAATAATCTTTATAATACGGTTTTCTGGGCACTTATACAACAATCTGGACTAACACCAGTACAAGCCCAAGGGAGATTACAG gGAACTCTTGCAGCAGACAAGAAtgagattttgttttctgaattcaACATCAACTATAATAATGAGCCGCTGATGTATAGGAAAGGGACTGTGTTGATATGGCAGAAG GTGGATGAAGTGATGACAAAAGAAATTAAGCTGCCAacagaaatggaaggaaaaaagatgGCAGTGACCCGGACCAGGACAAGGCCAGTGCCCTTGCACTGCGATATCATTGGGGATGCTTTCTGGAAGGAACATCCAGAGATTCTAGATGAAGACAGCTGA
- the THG1L gene encoding probable tRNA(His) guanylyltransferase isoform X1, with protein sequence MWGACKVKVHDYLATTSITLRRYLRLGATMAKSKFEYVRDFEADDTCLAHCWVVVRLDGRNFHRFAEKHNFAKPNDSRALHLMTKCAQTVMEELEDIVIAYGQSDEYSFVFKRKTNWFKRRASKFMTHVASQFASSYVFYWRDYFEDQPLLYPPGFDGRVVVYPSNQTLKDYLSWRQADCHINNLYNTVFWALIQQSGLTPVQAQGRLQGTLAADKNEILFSEFNINYNNEPLMYRKGTVLIWQKVDEVMTKEIKLPTEMEGKKMAVTRTRTRPVPLHCDIIGDAFWKEHPEILDEDS encoded by the exons ATGTGGGGCGCCTGTAAAGTTAAGGTTCACGATTACTTGGCCACCACTTCCATCACTCTGAGACGGTACCTGAGATTGGGGGCGACCATGGCAAAAAGCAAGTTCGAGTACGTGAGGGACTTCGAGGCTGACGACACCTGCCTGGCCCACTGCTGGGTGGTAGTGCGGCTTGACGGCCGGAATTTCCATCG GTTTGCTGAGAAGCACAACTTTGCAAAACCCAATGACAGCCGTGCTCTCCACCTGATGACCAAATGTGCCCAGACTGTGATGGAAGAACTAGAGGATATTGTGATTGCGTATGGACAGAGTGATGAGTACAGCTTTGTGTTCAAGCGGAAAACCAATTGGTTTAAAAGAAGAGCCAG TAAGTTCATGACTCACGTGGCCTCCCAGTTTGCCTCCAGCTATGTGTTTTATTGGCGGGATTACTTTGAGGACCAGCCCCTTCTGTATCCCCCAGGCTTTGACGGAAGAGTCGTGGTGTATCCCAGCAACCAGACTTTAAAGGACTACCTCAGCTGGCGACAAGCAGATT GTCACATCAATAATCTTTATAATACGGTTTTCTGGGCACTTATACAACAATCTGGACTAACACCAGTACAAGCCCAAGGGAGATTACAG gGAACTCTTGCAGCAGACAAGAAtgagattttgttttctgaattcaACATCAACTATAATAATGAGCCGCTGATGTATAGGAAAGGGACTGTGTTGATATGGCAGAAG GTGGATGAAGTGATGACAAAAGAAATTAAGCTGCCAacagaaatggaaggaaaaaagatgGCAGTGACCCGGACCAGGACAAGGCCAGTGCCCTTGCACTGCGATATCATTGGGGATGCTTTCTGGAAGGAACATCCAGAGATTCTAGATGAAGACAGCTGA